A stretch of Rhodohalobacter mucosus DNA encodes these proteins:
- a CDS encoding SulP family inorganic anion transporter, with protein MNVSDLISWLKNQLTILNWLPGYTKKDFSADLKSGITVGVIEVPQVMAYAVIAGLSPIYGLYGSLIPLLVYPLFGTSRHLALGIVATDMIIIASGASLIAEPGSDAYVSVVLLLTLLVGIVHVTFSLLRMGFLVNLLSKPVIYGFMAAAPIIIGFSQLGNLMGLEFERSQYVTVLFLQLLDQIELINLTAFGIGFSGILLLLILKKINPLFPRALLLLASGGLAVWYFNLDKNQVDVIGIIPSGLPSFRIHEFTLEDVRRLIPTVTTLVLIQLMSVISLGKSFGNKYKYPISANREFFALGMANMVGSFFQSPPISASFTRTAVSDQAGTKSSLSNVVCAAVIALTLLFLTPLFYFIPVPALAAIIIMASLSLISISELRYFFKTKPDDAYIAVFTFFSIIFIGIQEGILMGIGASLFMMLYRTSRPNLAVLGHIKGTRTFRDMNRNENAEPVDELLILRFDSSLAFNNADYIKDFILQQSGERSKQIRAVIIDGKSINDMDTTAIDALRSVTRTLEDWQIELHFAGLKTPVQVLLTRSGLARELGGTHFHRSPHAAVTYLLKKLDQSDSDSSDDESGSEKSESRLDAYLNRMD; from the coding sequence ATGAATGTTTCTGATCTCATCTCCTGGCTGAAAAACCAATTGACCATACTTAATTGGCTGCCGGGTTACACTAAAAAAGATTTTTCCGCAGATCTTAAATCGGGTATCACCGTTGGGGTGATTGAAGTTCCCCAGGTTATGGCTTACGCGGTTATTGCAGGGCTCTCTCCGATATATGGCCTGTACGGGTCTCTCATACCGCTCCTTGTATATCCACTGTTCGGAACTTCCCGCCATCTGGCCCTGGGTATTGTAGCTACTGATATGATCATTATCGCTTCCGGAGCTTCTCTGATAGCTGAACCCGGGTCAGATGCCTACGTCTCTGTCGTGTTGCTGCTTACCCTTCTTGTTGGCATCGTGCATGTAACATTTTCACTCTTGCGCATGGGGTTTTTGGTGAATTTGCTTTCAAAACCTGTCATATATGGATTTATGGCTGCTGCACCTATCATCATCGGTTTCAGTCAGCTGGGCAACCTGATGGGGTTGGAATTTGAGCGATCACAATATGTTACAGTTCTGTTTTTACAGCTGCTCGATCAGATTGAACTGATCAATCTTACCGCATTTGGAATTGGTTTTTCAGGCATTTTGCTCCTTTTGATACTGAAAAAAATCAACCCCCTGTTTCCAAGGGCACTTCTGCTGCTTGCATCAGGCGGACTTGCAGTGTGGTATTTCAATCTGGACAAAAATCAGGTAGATGTAATTGGTATTATTCCTTCAGGTCTTCCGTCATTTCGCATTCATGAGTTCACGCTTGAAGATGTTCGACGTCTGATTCCAACCGTTACCACACTGGTGCTTATACAGCTGATGTCTGTGATTTCACTCGGTAAATCATTCGGCAACAAGTATAAGTATCCGATTAGTGCTAACAGAGAGTTTTTTGCGCTGGGAATGGCAAATATGGTCGGCAGTTTTTTTCAGAGCCCACCCATTTCGGCAAGTTTTACCAGAACGGCTGTAAGTGATCAGGCCGGTACCAAAAGCTCCCTTTCAAATGTTGTTTGTGCTGCTGTCATTGCGCTTACACTCCTGTTCCTAACACCGCTCTTCTATTTTATTCCCGTACCCGCTCTCGCTGCAATTATTATAATGGCTTCTCTTTCACTGATCAGTATCAGTGAGTTGAGATATTTTTTCAAAACCAAACCCGATGATGCATATATAGCTGTCTTTACGTTTTTCAGCATTATATTTATCGGCATTCAGGAAGGGATACTGATGGGTATTGGAGCTTCTCTTTTTATGATGCTGTATCGGACAAGCCGGCCCAATTTGGCTGTACTTGGCCACATAAAAGGCACCCGGACGTTCAGGGATATGAACCGAAACGAAAACGCAGAACCCGTTGATGAGCTTCTGATTCTTCGTTTTGATTCATCACTGGCCTTCAACAATGCAGACTACATAAAAGATTTTATACTGCAGCAGAGCGGTGAGCGAAGCAAACAGATTCGTGCTGTAATCATCGATGGAAAAAGCATTAATGATATGGATACGACCGCAATTGACGCACTCCGGTCTGTTACACGAACCCTGGAGGACTGGCAGATAGAGCTGCATTTTGCAGGCTTAAAGACACCTGTGCAGGTCCTGTTAACCCGATCGGGTCTCGCACGGGAGCTTGGGGGTACCCACTTTCACAGAAGTCCCCATGCAGCTGTTACCT
- a CDS encoding amino acid permease produces the protein MLLNKKRLKKELNLFDVYAISTGAMFSSGFFLLPGLASAQAGPSVVLAYLIGGIMVLPAMLSAAELSTAMPRAGGPYYFLDRSLGPMVGTVGGLGTWMALIFKSAFALVGMGAYLAIFYEIPIKPVAVAFTLFFTALNIFGVKKTSGLQGILVVTLVSILIFFVIAGLAEIFSLGFYDTVENQFKPFTPFGFEGLIGTVGLVFVSYAGLTQVASVSEEVQNPDRNIPLGMILSLITATVVYVVGVFIMVAVLNPDSLREDLTPVATAAGQFLDWMPFQAGIILIVIAAIAAFASTGNAGIMSAARYPFAMARDNLLWKDLSAIGRHSTPTIAILVTSSVMIFFILVLNVEDIAKLASAFMLLIFGLLNLAVIIMRESRIEEYDPGFKSPLYPWTQVAGILISIWLIAEMGVLSVLFTLGLIIACIAYFHYYASKKVKRSGAIFHVHARLGKMQYEELEWEMRGILREKGLRKEDPYERAVGRSIVIELQEAEQIEEITERVSERLADRVGLPTNTLVELFHDESSEGVLPVGNNTGLKHIRIDSGTDTEIVLVRVKEGIRIDNENVVNVADTEESDDDVLHALIYLVSSNKKSGQHLRILAHLAEMIDSVDFCSRWNDAKDEAELREILLRDERFINLTIYSKGNTSELIHKKVKDLVLPGESLITIIKRSGQIIFPHGNTVLREDDELSIIGEKDDIEELKKQYLKS, from the coding sequence ATTTTACTCAATAAAAAGAGACTCAAAAAAGAGCTGAACCTATTCGATGTGTACGCGATCAGCACCGGGGCTATGTTTAGCTCAGGGTTTTTTCTACTCCCCGGCCTTGCTAGCGCCCAGGCGGGGCCCTCTGTAGTATTGGCCTATTTGATTGGCGGTATCATGGTATTACCTGCCATGCTCAGCGCAGCTGAACTCTCTACCGCCATGCCCAGAGCCGGAGGGCCATACTACTTTCTCGACCGAAGTCTGGGACCCATGGTGGGCACGGTTGGCGGGCTTGGCACCTGGATGGCGCTTATTTTTAAAAGTGCATTTGCCCTGGTGGGAATGGGGGCTTACCTCGCCATATTCTACGAGATTCCGATCAAACCCGTAGCTGTTGCGTTCACGCTTTTTTTTACCGCTTTAAACATCTTCGGCGTCAAGAAAACATCCGGGCTGCAGGGCATACTTGTTGTTACTCTGGTCTCCATACTGATTTTTTTCGTGATTGCCGGACTGGCAGAAATATTCAGCCTTGGATTTTATGATACTGTGGAAAACCAGTTCAAGCCCTTCACCCCCTTTGGATTTGAGGGGTTAATAGGCACAGTTGGGCTTGTCTTCGTCTCCTATGCAGGTCTGACCCAGGTTGCCAGTGTTTCGGAGGAGGTACAGAATCCCGACCGTAATATTCCGCTGGGAATGATCCTCTCTCTCATAACGGCCACCGTTGTTTATGTGGTTGGGGTTTTCATTATGGTCGCTGTTTTAAACCCCGACAGCCTAAGAGAAGATCTTACTCCCGTAGCAACTGCCGCCGGCCAATTTCTCGACTGGATGCCATTTCAGGCGGGAATCATACTTATTGTAATTGCAGCTATCGCCGCTTTTGCATCAACCGGAAATGCAGGAATTATGTCGGCTGCACGATATCCGTTTGCAATGGCCAGAGACAATCTGCTTTGGAAAGATCTGTCCGCAATAGGCAGGCACAGTACACCAACCATTGCAATTCTGGTAACATCATCGGTAATGATCTTTTTTATCCTGGTTCTGAATGTGGAGGATATTGCCAAACTTGCCAGCGCCTTTATGCTGTTGATATTCGGCCTGCTGAACCTGGCCGTTATTATCATGAGGGAAAGCCGTATTGAAGAGTACGACCCCGGTTTCAAATCTCCTCTCTATCCCTGGACTCAGGTTGCAGGCATCTTAATCAGTATATGGCTGATTGCCGAGATGGGCGTGCTTTCGGTACTTTTCACTCTTGGATTGATTATAGCATGCATTGCATACTTCCACTACTATGCTTCAAAAAAAGTGAAACGCTCTGGAGCCATTTTCCATGTTCATGCCCGTTTGGGTAAAATGCAGTATGAAGAGCTGGAATGGGAGATGAGGGGTATTCTCCGCGAAAAAGGACTCAGAAAAGAAGATCCATACGAAAGAGCTGTCGGCAGATCTATCGTGATTGAGCTTCAGGAAGCTGAGCAGATTGAAGAGATAACCGAGCGAGTATCAGAACGACTCGCAGATCGTGTTGGCCTGCCCACGAATACCCTGGTTGAACTTTTTCATGATGAATCATCAGAGGGCGTGCTTCCCGTCGGCAATAATACAGGCCTTAAGCACATTCGCATAGATTCCGGTACTGATACGGAAATCGTACTGGTCAGAGTAAAAGAGGGAATCAGAATAGATAATGAGAATGTTGTAAATGTAGCAGATACCGAAGAGAGTGATGACGATGTGCTCCACGCACTGATCTATCTTGTAAGCTCCAATAAGAAATCTGGACAGCATCTCAGGATACTTGCTCACCTGGCAGAAATGATAGACAGCGTTGATTTCTGTTCCCGCTGGAATGATGCAAAAGATGAAGCTGAACTGCGTGAAATCCTTCTCAGGGATGAGAGGTTTATAAACCTGACGATCTACTCAAAAGGCAACACAAGTGAACTTATTCACAAAAAAGTTAAAGATCTCGTGTTGCCCGGAGAAAGTCTGATCACCATAATCAAACGCAGCGGGCAAATCATATTTCCGCATGGTAATACGGTTCTTAGAGAAGATGACGAGCTGTCCATTATTGGTGAAAAGGACGACATCGAGGAACTTAAGAAACAGTATCTGAAAAGCTGA
- a CDS encoding cation:proton antiporter produces the protein MDVFSAAPHHDIFLLVLQVAILLFVARALGEIATRLGQPSVIGEILAGILLGPSLLSGLFPVVNELVIPQTEVQGYLLEVISLLGAMFLLLITGLETDIQLIKRHAKTAIGVSFGGITVTFITGFFLGQNLPDFLLADSNERLVFSLFVATAMAISAIPVIAKVLMDMNLMRRDIGQTILAAGMSDDTIGWIMLSTVAGIAAGDAVTTGTVLTTVGSVLAFLILSFTIGRWMVRKLLTYVQDEIISSDRLLSLVIILAFLWGAITQLLNLEAILGAFVMGIIFGMMPRLPEDVIHKLESLALGIFAPVFFAVAGLKVNIINLFDTTLILITLVVIGIATIGKVVGTYFGARVIGGKDHWTSLSFGAGLNARGAMEIIIATIGLRLGILSQDMFSIIVVMAIATSLMAPVALRYVLKRVEIGEEEKERLKKEELESESMVADIHRVLLPVRSRKMDADMQNEIQTTEAKLLELIGKETDLSLTLISVVEEGNKSQCEKYLNQLASGFNIKEVLKKVVVSDKPGDVILDESKKDYDLIILGATEQSDDSNHLFSPIVDFITRFAPCPTMIVKAGSIPESWSPQRILVPTNGSKASKNAAELAFFIARPDRSKEVLALNVIMNDASPNHYLKKQQVQNKNLFAHEMVNELKELGTAFGVSTEAMVRWGDAPEEVIREVAESNMMDLIIIGTNIRPGSSRLYLGPRVENIIQMSDCPVIVFNT, from the coding sequence ATGGACGTATTTTCAGCTGCTCCGCATCATGACATTTTTCTGCTTGTTTTGCAGGTTGCTATCTTACTTTTTGTTGCCCGGGCACTCGGAGAGATAGCCACACGGCTTGGTCAGCCCTCTGTAATCGGTGAAATTCTGGCTGGTATACTGCTTGGGCCATCCCTCTTATCCGGCCTCTTCCCGGTTGTGAACGAGCTCGTTATCCCCCAAACAGAGGTACAGGGCTATCTTTTGGAGGTCATATCGCTTTTGGGCGCCATGTTTCTCCTGCTTATCACGGGCCTTGAAACCGATATTCAGTTGATTAAACGTCACGCCAAAACAGCCATTGGGGTCTCATTCGGGGGTATTACGGTTACCTTTATTACCGGATTCTTTTTGGGCCAGAATCTTCCCGACTTTCTGCTTGCCGATTCGAATGAACGGTTGGTTTTCTCTCTCTTTGTAGCTACAGCAATGGCAATCTCAGCCATACCCGTTATTGCAAAGGTTTTGATGGATATGAACCTGATGCGTCGGGACATTGGTCAAACCATTCTGGCTGCCGGTATGAGCGACGACACCATTGGCTGGATTATGCTCTCAACAGTTGCCGGTATCGCAGCCGGCGATGCCGTAACTACCGGTACTGTGCTTACTACGGTCGGGAGCGTGCTGGCCTTTCTGATACTCAGCTTCACTATTGGCCGGTGGATGGTGAGAAAGCTGCTCACATATGTTCAGGATGAAATTATCAGTTCTGACAGGCTCCTGTCGCTGGTCATCATACTTGCATTTCTGTGGGGTGCCATTACCCAGCTATTAAATCTTGAAGCCATCCTGGGTGCTTTTGTGATGGGAATTATCTTCGGCATGATGCCGCGGCTTCCGGAAGATGTTATCCACAAACTGGAAAGCCTTGCTCTTGGTATTTTTGCCCCGGTCTTTTTTGCGGTTGCGGGTTTAAAGGTCAATATTATCAATCTTTTTGATACAACTTTGATCCTGATAACCCTGGTGGTGATCGGCATTGCTACCATCGGAAAGGTGGTGGGCACATATTTTGGTGCGCGTGTAATCGGCGGGAAGGATCACTGGACCTCACTCAGTTTCGGGGCAGGATTAAATGCACGCGGAGCCATGGAAATTATTATTGCCACGATCGGCCTCCGGCTGGGTATTTTGTCCCAGGATATGTTTTCTATCATTGTGGTGATGGCCATTGCCACCTCACTGATGGCACCCGTTGCCCTTCGATACGTTCTGAAACGCGTTGAAATAGGAGAAGAAGAAAAAGAGAGGCTGAAGAAAGAAGAGCTTGAATCAGAAAGCATGGTAGCCGACATCCACCGCGTGCTGCTTCCGGTACGGTCGCGTAAAATGGATGCCGACATGCAGAACGAGATACAGACAACCGAAGCCAAACTACTTGAGCTGATTGGCAAGGAAACCGATTTATCGCTTACCTTGATTTCCGTGGTTGAGGAAGGAAATAAATCACAGTGCGAAAAATATCTGAACCAGCTTGCCTCCGGGTTCAATATCAAAGAGGTGTTGAAGAAAGTCGTTGTGAGCGACAAACCGGGTGATGTGATCCTGGATGAATCCAAAAAGGATTATGACCTGATAATTTTGGGTGCTACCGAACAGAGCGATGACAGCAATCACCTTTTCAGCCCCATTGTCGATTTCATAACGCGCTTTGCACCCTGCCCCACCATGATTGTAAAAGCCGGCAGCATACCCGAATCATGGTCCCCACAAAGGATTCTTGTTCCTACAAATGGGAGTAAAGCATCCAAAAATGCTGCTGAACTTGCATTTTTCATTGCCAGACCGGACAGATCGAAAGAGGTGCTCGCTCTTAATGTGATCATGAATGATGCCAGCCCGAATCATTATCTCAAGAAACAGCAGGTTCAGAACAAGAATCTGTTTGCACACGAAATGGTAAATGAACTAAAGGAGCTGGGCACCGCATTTGGAGTATCTACGGAAGCTATGGTTCGTTGGGGTGACGCACCGGAAGAGGTAATCAGGGAAGTTGCAGAAAGCAACATGATGGATCTCATTATTATCGGGACGAATATCCGGCCGGGTTCAAGCAGACTCTACCTGGGTCCACGTGTTGAAAACATTATTCAGATGTCTGACTGCCCCGTAATTGTATTCAACACATAG
- a CDS encoding hydantoinase B/oxoprolinase family protein — protein MKKDFYEGYTFALTGRPDDAYKIISSSEGGSSLELDRELTSISSNKFPAIISSPEEAPVFASRLITKTALNENFPDIQMRLATTKGTNSLLEREGGKTLFLITEGFADLLRIRNQQRPDLFTLNIRKPQPFFHSLLEVPARMDSEGTIIRPLDTALLRKRLQPHLEGVNAAAVCLMHGYRNPDHERQVRQLLTELGIERISLSSDLSSAIKIVPRAISSDINAFLAPVMELYLENISQTVGGTSLRVMTSAGTLAASETYKPVDGLLSGPAGGVTGAAAIGKRNGFHKIITFDMGGTSTDVSRYDSGIDQVYEHRVGDAELVSPAVDIETVAAGGGSVCGFDGISLTVGPGSAGADPGPACYGLGGPLTLTDVNLLSGRLHPDNFRISIQIEAAESALEKVLNQVNASRETALERKDLLSGYLEIANERMAQAIRSISIQKGFNPSEYAMVAFGGAGAQHALSVADKLDMLSVLIPSDAGLLSAYGLKRALREEIALSQVLMNLNEFACEIEERFNQLEKSAQSRLTNQGVDPNYMETVHRLIFLRFSGQDTSLEIEWSPSDDAVSISKKFSASYKDQYGHMPAGRVIEVEAVRVIVRELDMESESVSDETASHGMDTSAPLETADMNSETDVACKVYHNRDLKPGDKILGPSMVLDPFSTLLIDKGWRARMLQDRTWHIVKQNTAQNVHDKSSGRSREVNLQLYINRFRSAADQMGEMLRKTALSVNVKERLDYSCALLDRNGYLVVNAPHIPVHLGAMGTCVRSLIQQIENGSESFINGSGEETDFEEGDVIITNHPGYGGSHLPDVTIVTPVFFKGEKIGYVASRAHHSEIGGKRPGSMPPDARNLEEEGVVIPPAFLARRGKFFWNEIRHMLENSPWPSRAVNENIADMEAAVAANHRGVAELNKLAGTYGSTELVQYMEEIRHYASRRMKRALSKLGTGSYSASERLDDGSKLEVLCELTKNGLRVDFSGTSPVTDGNLNANPSIVNSVLMYVLRLIIDEPLPLNDGILDPVEVILPECMLNPDFSGSAAECPAVVGGNTETSQRLTDTLLKAFGLSACSYGTMNNVLFGDDTFGYYETVAGGTGAGDGFHGADAVHQHMTNTRAADPEVLEYRYPVRLERYEVRRGSGGIGAWNGGNGITREMTFLKPVSLSVLTQHRIIEPYGLMGGGTGSSGVQYVVRKGKDNEDKLSWRDGAELNTGDRFILKTPGGGGYGKKDS, from the coding sequence GTGAAAAAGGATTTTTACGAAGGCTATACGTTTGCTCTTACAGGCCGGCCGGATGATGCATATAAAATTATCTCTTCATCCGAAGGTGGTTCATCGCTGGAGCTCGACAGGGAACTTACTTCGATATCCAGTAACAAATTTCCCGCTATCATCAGCAGTCCCGAAGAGGCACCTGTATTTGCATCAAGGCTGATTACAAAAACCGCCCTCAACGAGAACTTCCCGGATATACAGATGCGGCTGGCTACAACCAAAGGCACCAACTCGCTTCTGGAAAGAGAAGGAGGGAAAACCCTTTTTTTGATAACGGAAGGATTTGCTGACCTGCTTCGGATCAGAAATCAGCAGCGTCCAGATCTTTTTACACTTAATATCAGAAAGCCGCAGCCTTTCTTTCATTCCCTCTTGGAGGTGCCCGCCCGAATGGACTCAGAGGGCACTATCATCAGGCCGTTGGATACCGCCTTGCTCAGGAAGAGGCTGCAGCCGCACCTTGAGGGAGTGAACGCCGCCGCCGTTTGCCTTATGCACGGATACAGAAATCCGGATCATGAGCGTCAAGTCCGACAACTATTAACTGAACTGGGAATTGAACGCATATCCCTTTCATCTGATCTCAGTTCAGCCATTAAAATCGTACCCCGTGCCATTTCATCAGATATCAATGCATTTTTAGCGCCCGTAATGGAGTTGTACCTGGAAAATATCTCTCAAACTGTGGGTGGAACATCACTCAGGGTGATGACCAGCGCGGGGACCCTGGCTGCTTCCGAAACCTATAAACCGGTAGATGGTCTTCTCAGCGGGCCGGCCGGCGGAGTTACCGGAGCAGCAGCCATTGGGAAACGGAATGGATTTCACAAAATAATTACGTTCGACATGGGCGGCACAAGCACCGACGTGTCCAGATATGACAGCGGAATTGACCAGGTTTACGAACACAGAGTAGGCGATGCTGAACTTGTTTCTCCGGCCGTGGATATCGAAACCGTAGCAGCGGGCGGCGGGTCTGTTTGTGGATTTGATGGCATCAGCCTTACTGTTGGACCCGGAAGTGCGGGGGCCGATCCCGGCCCGGCATGCTATGGGTTGGGTGGCCCACTTACGCTCACGGATGTAAATTTGCTCTCAGGCCGTCTTCATCCGGATAATTTCAGGATATCCATTCAGATTGAAGCTGCAGAAAGTGCCCTTGAAAAAGTACTGAATCAGGTGAATGCTTCCCGTGAGACGGCTCTTGAGCGCAAGGACCTGCTTTCCGGATATCTGGAGATCGCAAATGAGCGTATGGCCCAGGCAATACGGAGTATCTCTATCCAGAAAGGATTTAATCCTTCGGAATATGCGATGGTCGCTTTTGGAGGGGCAGGGGCACAGCATGCTCTGTCAGTTGCAGACAAGCTGGATATGCTATCCGTACTGATACCGTCAGATGCAGGACTCCTGAGCGCATATGGCCTGAAACGGGCACTCAGGGAGGAGATCGCACTGAGTCAGGTACTAATGAATTTAAATGAGTTTGCCTGTGAGATTGAAGAACGTTTCAATCAGCTTGAAAAGAGTGCACAAAGCCGTCTGACGAATCAGGGTGTTGACCCGAATTACATGGAAACAGTACACCGATTGATTTTCCTTCGATTTTCGGGACAAGACACCTCACTTGAAATTGAATGGAGCCCTTCTGATGATGCAGTATCTATTTCAAAAAAATTCAGTGCTTCATACAAAGATCAGTATGGGCACATGCCGGCAGGTCGTGTAATCGAGGTTGAAGCTGTTCGTGTTATCGTGAGAGAGCTGGATATGGAGAGTGAATCTGTTTCAGATGAGACGGCATCGCATGGAATGGACACATCGGCGCCCTTGGAAACGGCAGATATGAACAGTGAAACAGACGTTGCGTGTAAGGTATATCATAACCGCGATCTGAAGCCCGGTGACAAGATATTGGGGCCCTCCATGGTATTAGATCCTTTCAGCACACTGCTGATCGACAAAGGGTGGCGAGCCCGCATGCTGCAGGATCGAACATGGCATATTGTTAAACAGAATACCGCTCAGAATGTGCACGATAAATCTTCAGGCCGCTCCCGCGAAGTGAATCTCCAGCTTTATATCAACCGTTTCAGGTCCGCAGCTGATCAAATGGGAGAGATGCTCCGTAAAACAGCTCTCTCCGTTAATGTAAAGGAGAGGCTTGATTATTCGTGCGCTCTTCTCGACCGCAACGGATACCTTGTTGTGAATGCGCCTCATATCCCGGTTCATCTGGGAGCCATGGGAACATGTGTGAGATCATTGATTCAGCAAATCGAAAACGGTTCAGAGTCGTTTATAAACGGAAGCGGAGAAGAGACAGATTTTGAAGAAGGTGATGTTATCATTACCAATCATCCGGGATATGGAGGGTCTCACCTGCCAGACGTAACCATTGTAACCCCTGTTTTTTTTAAGGGAGAAAAAATAGGGTATGTAGCAAGCAGGGCTCATCATTCTGAAATTGGGGGGAAGCGGCCGGGATCGATGCCGCCCGATGCCCGCAACCTGGAGGAGGAGGGTGTTGTTATTCCCCCGGCATTTCTGGCGCGAAGAGGTAAATTTTTCTGGAACGAAATTCGCCATATGCTGGAAAACAGTCCATGGCCAAGCAGGGCGGTAAATGAAAATATTGCAGATATGGAAGCTGCAGTTGCAGCCAATCACAGGGGGGTTGCTGAACTCAACAAGCTGGCCGGTACCTATGGAAGTACGGAGCTGGTTCAGTACATGGAAGAAATTCGTCACTATGCATCCCGGAGAATGAAGCGCGCGCTGAGTAAACTTGGAACGGGTTCGTATTCTGCATCGGAACGGCTGGATGACGGATCAAAACTGGAGGTACTCTGTGAACTCACAAAAAACGGCCTTCGTGTCGACTTTTCCGGAACTTCTCCTGTAACGGATGGGAACCTGAATGCGAACCCCTCTATAGTGAACAGCGTACTGATGTATGTTCTGAGGCTGATTATCGATGAGCCGCTTCCTCTCAATGATGGAATACTTGATCCCGTAGAGGTCATTTTACCGGAGTGCATGCTGAATCCAGATTTTTCAGGCAGCGCAGCAGAATGTCCTGCCGTAGTCGGAGGCAATACGGAAACGAGCCAGCGCCTTACCGATACACTCCTGAAAGCCTTCGGTCTCTCCGCATGCAGTTACGGAACCATGAATAATGTGCTATTTGGAGATGATACATTTGGCTACTACGAAACGGTGGCAGGAGGAACCGGAGCAGGCGACGGCTTTCATGGAGCGGATGCCGTTCATCAGCATATGACCAATACCCGTGCAGCTGACCCGGAAGTTCTTGAGTACCGATATCCGGTCAGACTTGAAAGGTATGAAGTACGGAGAGGGTCCGGCGGTATCGGTGCCTGGAATGGCGGAAACGGTATTACACGGGAGATGACCTTTTTGAAGCCTGTGAGCCTGTCTGTTCTTACCCAGCACAGAATCATAGAGCCCTATGGTCTAATGGGGGGCGGAACGGGCAGCAGCGGAGTACAGTATGTGGTAAGAAAAGGAAAGGATAACGAAGATAAACTGTCCTGGCGCGATGGCGCTGAACTGAATACGGGCGACAGATTTATACTGAAAACACCTGGTGGGGGCGGATATGGTAAAAAGGACAGCTGA
- a CDS encoding S1 family peptidase, translated as MLKNVFGSDKNKYCCQIIGLIIFLLPVLPAVTGCSGSGETIIPYTDRTNTYLSDTGSDLIRDQIKEGFDSVVRIQNTVTYRTYQLHSGSGLTETQADTVNLESLSAHTFIESHSNAGTAIIMSNGNGYSSLFTASHTVTFPDTVYHYAPQNPSEDDRWVEAVSIKESVSHFFFGGNSVFEFEVLANDPVMDLAVLLYRWGRDGDPGLEPLAISAGDFDKLDWTDRVYVLGYPRGVRMVTSGMVSKQEINSRRTFAVDAIFNRGFSGGPMFTVRNDGRGLEWMGVLTSASAEKEFYLSPDYRQGIEMSHGRPFTGIPIIQETSRINYGISFGVDINQIADFYEDNRTVLRRNGIPQPDFSN; from the coding sequence ATGTTGAAGAACGTGTTCGGATCGGATAAAAACAAATACTGCTGCCAAATTATTGGGCTCATCATTTTTTTACTGCCTGTACTGCCGGCAGTTACGGGTTGTTCGGGCTCCGGCGAAACCATCATTCCATACACCGACCGTACAAACACTTACCTGAGTGATACAGGCTCGGACCTGATAAGAGATCAGATCAAAGAAGGCTTCGACTCGGTTGTGCGTATTCAGAATACGGTTACCTATCGAACGTATCAGCTTCATTCAGGTTCAGGGCTTACTGAAACGCAGGCAGATACGGTGAATCTGGAATCACTATCCGCACATACATTTATCGAGTCGCATTCCAATGCGGGCACCGCAATTATCATGTCGAACGGAAACGGTTACTCATCGCTCTTTACTGCTTCCCATACGGTTACCTTTCCCGATACGGTTTACCACTACGCTCCCCAAAACCCATCGGAAGACGATCGATGGGTAGAAGCGGTGTCGATTAAAGAATCTGTAAGCCACTTCTTTTTTGGAGGCAACAGTGTTTTTGAGTTTGAGGTTCTTGCAAATGATCCTGTAATGGATCTGGCCGTTTTACTCTACAGATGGGGACGAGATGGTGACCCCGGCCTTGAACCACTGGCTATTTCTGCCGGAGATTTTGATAAACTGGACTGGACCGACAGAGTATATGTGCTTGGTTATCCAAGGGGAGTCCGAATGGTTACCAGCGGAATGGTAAGCAAGCAAGAGATCAACAGTCGCAGAACGTTTGCCGTAGATGCCATTTTCAACCGTGGTTTTAGCGGGGGTCCCATGTTTACGGTTCGCAATGACGGACGCGGGCTTGAGTGGATGGGAGTGCTCACATCCGCCTCAGCTGAAAAAGAGTTTTATCTTTCCCCTGATTATAGACAGGGTATTGAAATGAGTCACGGTCGCCCCTTTACCGGAATACCGATCATTCAGGAAACCTCGCGCATAAATTACGGGATTTCCTTTGGAGTGGACATCAATCAGATTGCTGATTTTTATGAAGACAACAGAACGGTACTTCGCCGAAATGGGATCCCCCAACCCGATTTTTCAAACTGA